A genomic segment from Sphingomonas astaxanthinifaciens DSM 22298 encodes:
- a CDS encoding D-alanine--D-alanine ligase — protein sequence MGGWSSEREVSLMSGKGVAAALRERGWSNVTELDMDRDVAKRLGELRPDIVFNALHGHPGEDGTVQGMLDLMGIRYTHSGLSTSAIAIDKELTKLLLVPAGVRMPKGTMVRSETLFSADPIPRPYVLKPVNEGSSVGVAIVTDESNYGNPIGRDTKGPWNDFDELLAEPFIAGHELTVAVLGDEALCVTELKPKVGFYDFDSKYTDGLTEHVCPAEVPADIAQSMLDMALKAHRVLGCKGASRSDFRWDDRQGEAGLYLLEVNTQPGMTPLSLVPEQARQRGISYGELVERLIEEALG from the coding sequence ATGGGCGGCTGGTCCTCCGAGCGCGAGGTCAGCCTGATGAGCGGCAAGGGCGTCGCCGCGGCCCTGCGCGAACGCGGCTGGTCCAACGTCACCGAGCTCGACATGGACCGCGACGTGGCCAAGCGCCTCGGTGAGCTTCGCCCCGATATCGTCTTCAACGCGCTGCACGGCCATCCGGGCGAAGACGGCACGGTCCAGGGTATGCTGGACCTGATGGGCATCCGCTACACCCACTCGGGCCTCAGCACCTCGGCGATCGCGATCGACAAGGAGCTGACCAAGCTCCTGCTCGTGCCCGCCGGTGTGCGCATGCCCAAGGGTACGATGGTCCGCTCCGAGACCCTGTTCTCGGCCGATCCGATTCCCCGGCCCTATGTGCTGAAGCCCGTCAATGAGGGCAGCAGCGTCGGCGTCGCCATCGTCACCGACGAGAGCAATTACGGCAATCCGATCGGGCGCGACACCAAGGGCCCGTGGAACGATTTCGACGAATTGCTCGCCGAGCCCTTCATCGCCGGGCACGAGCTGACCGTCGCGGTGCTGGGCGACGAAGCGCTGTGCGTCACCGAATTGAAGCCCAAGGTCGGCTTCTACGACTTCGACAGCAAGTATACCGACGGCCTGACCGAGCATGTCTGCCCGGCCGAGGTGCCCGCCGACATCGCCCAGTCGATGCTCGACATGGCGCTGAAGGCCCACCGCGTGCTCGGCTGCAAGGGCGCCAGCCGCTCGGACTTCCGCTGGGACGATCGCCAAGGCGAGGCGGGTCTTTATCTCCTCGAGGTCAACACCCAGCCCGGCATGACTCCGCTGAGCCTCGTCCCCGAGCAGGCCCGCCAGCGCGGCATTTCTTATGGCGAGCTGGTCGAGCGGCTGATCGAGGAAGCGCTGGGGTGA
- a CDS encoding cell division protein FtsQ/DivIB: MNAQTIRRPAAAKGRGKGQARKAPKRAASAWPEGSGRLARWAFLALVLVMAVIAVIALDLPAKALRATGAATGEAGFKVDSYQIVGLKNMDRRKVDAVVTDELRRAAEEAPIGSDEPAQALVDLDRIRENLLQFGWVKDARVSRRLPDSLVVDLVERTPAAVWQQQGRLSLIDGEGVVLDAVPVDKMPDLPLLIGPGANRQAVSLARIVDGNPTLKPQLASATWIGGRRWDLSFTTGETVSLPEGEAAAARALKRFAKMDRSVGLLGRDMLRFDLRVPGKMIVRVPPGAAPPEATTMTTETAN, translated from the coding sequence GTGAACGCCCAGACCATCCGGCGCCCGGCCGCGGCCAAGGGACGGGGCAAGGGCCAGGCCCGCAAGGCGCCCAAGCGCGCCGCCTCGGCCTGGCCAGAGGGAAGCGGCCGCCTCGCGCGCTGGGCTTTCCTCGCTTTGGTGCTCGTGATGGCGGTGATCGCGGTGATCGCGCTCGACCTGCCGGCGAAGGCGCTGCGCGCAACCGGCGCGGCGACCGGCGAGGCCGGCTTCAAGGTCGACAGCTACCAGATCGTCGGATTGAAGAACATGGACCGGCGCAAGGTCGACGCGGTCGTCACCGACGAGCTTCGCCGTGCCGCCGAGGAGGCGCCGATCGGCTCGGACGAGCCCGCGCAGGCCCTGGTCGATCTCGACCGGATCCGCGAAAACCTGCTCCAGTTCGGCTGGGTCAAGGACGCCCGCGTCTCGCGCCGGCTGCCCGACAGCCTGGTCGTCGACTTGGTCGAGCGCACCCCCGCCGCGGTCTGGCAGCAGCAGGGCCGGCTGAGCCTGATCGACGGGGAGGGCGTGGTGCTCGACGCCGTGCCGGTCGACAAGATGCCCGACCTGCCGCTGCTGATCGGGCCCGGCGCCAATCGCCAGGCCGTGTCGCTGGCGCGGATCGTCGATGGCAATCCGACCCTGAAGCCGCAGCTCGCGTCCGCGACATGGATCGGCGGCCGGCGCTGGGATCTTTCCTTCACTACCGGCGAGACCGTCTCGCTGCCCGAGGGCGAAGCCGCCGCCGCCCGCGCCCTCAAGCGCTTCGCCAAGATGGACCGCTCGGTCGGCCTGCTTGGCCGCGACATGCTCCGCTTCGACCTTCGCGTGCCGGGCAAGATGATCGTCCGCGTTCCCCCCGGCGCGGCCCCGCCCGAGGCCACCACCATGACCACCGAGACCGCAAACTGA
- the ftsA gene encoding cell division protein FtsA encodes MANRDEPLLIGALDIGSSKVSALVCTLDEEGRPRVLGTGQRQSRGVKRGFVTDMEATEVAVREAVEQAERMSSQTIEDVWASYGAGGLSSDLATVEVEIGGHQVEPSDVEELLQSGREAVDRPGQVVLHANPALYTIDEVQGVRSPVGMHASRLGVDIHVIAADEAPLRNVDLTIRQAHLGVRAIVASPVAAALACLSAEERDLGVALVELGAEVTNVSLHIGGMLVGLRSVPLGAKDITDDIAAAFGVRRRDAERIKCFHGSAMTSPRDNHEVVEALPIGAEDGAEPLRISRAQLMTVIRQRVERITAEVEDALKDMGFVKPVGRQVVLTGGGAELKNIADYMQGVLGRAVRVGRPRALTGLPDAHSGPAFTSLVGLAMLASQGSTGDIRDLALPTARPGPQAGGMIARLVSAIRGRS; translated from the coding sequence ATGGCCAATCGCGACGAGCCGCTTCTCATCGGCGCCCTCGACATCGGTTCGTCCAAGGTCTCGGCCCTGGTCTGCACCCTCGACGAGGAAGGCCGCCCGCGCGTGCTCGGCACCGGCCAGCGCCAGAGCCGCGGGGTCAAGCGCGGCTTCGTCACCGACATGGAGGCGACCGAGGTCGCGGTCCGCGAAGCGGTCGAGCAGGCCGAGCGGATGAGCAGCCAGACGATCGAGGACGTCTGGGCCAGCTATGGCGCGGGCGGACTGAGCTCCGACCTCGCCACGGTCGAGGTCGAGATCGGTGGCCACCAGGTCGAGCCGTCGGACGTCGAGGAACTGCTCCAGTCGGGCCGCGAGGCGGTCGACCGGCCCGGCCAGGTCGTGCTTCATGCCAATCCCGCGCTCTACACCATCGACGAGGTCCAGGGCGTCCGCTCGCCGGTCGGCATGCATGCCAGCCGGCTGGGCGTCGACATCCACGTCATCGCCGCCGACGAGGCGCCCCTGCGCAATGTCGACCTGACCATCCGCCAGGCGCATCTCGGGGTCCGCGCGATCGTCGCCTCGCCCGTCGCCGCGGCGCTCGCCTGCCTGAGCGCCGAGGAGCGCGACCTTGGCGTGGCGCTGGTCGAGCTCGGCGCCGAGGTCACCAATGTCTCGCTGCATATCGGGGGGATGCTGGTCGGGCTGCGCTCGGTCCCGCTCGGCGCGAAGGACATCACCGACGACATCGCCGCCGCCTTCGGCGTGCGCCGCCGCGATGCCGAGCGGATCAAATGCTTCCACGGCTCGGCGATGACCTCCCCGCGCGACAATCACGAGGTGGTCGAGGCGCTTCCCATCGGGGCCGAGGACGGGGCCGAACCGCTCCGCATCAGCCGGGCGCAGCTGATGACCGTGATCCGGCAGCGGGTCGAACGGATCACCGCCGAGGTCGAGGACGCGCTCAAGGACATGGGCTTCGTCAAGCCGGTCGGGCGGCAGGTGGTGCTGACCGGCGGCGGCGCGGAACTGAAGAACATCGCCGACTATATGCAGGGCGTGCTCGGCCGCGCGGTCCGGGTCGGCCGGCCCCGCGCGCTGACCGGGCTTCCCGACGCGCATAGCGGTCCCGCCTTCACCAGCCTCGTCGGCCTCGCGATGCTGGCGAGCCAGGGCAGCACCGGCGACATCCGCGACCTCGCGCTGCCGACCGCCCGGCCGGGACCGCAGGCTGGCGGGATGATCGCCCGGCTGGTCTCGGCGATCCGCGGGCGGTCCTGA
- the ftsZ gene encoding cell division protein FtsZ: MSIDFVRPAVDELKPRITVIGVGGAGGNAIANMIQADVQGVDFLVANTDAQALNASLADRRIQLGHKITQGLGAGARPEIGRAAAEEAMEEIEAALEGAHMCFIAAGMGGGTGTGAAPVMAKAARDKGILTVGVVTKPFAFEGSRRTRAAEAGIAELQQHVDTLIVIPNQNLFRLANSDTTFKEAFQMADEVLQQGVRGITDLMVMPGLINLDFADVRSVMGEMGKAMMGTGEASGDNRAIEAAEKAISNPLLDGVSMKGAKGVIISITGGEDMRLMEVDEAASHIKELVDPDANIIWGSAFNNDLDGKIRVSVVATGIEAEEATKPAPSTSGSTQSKVFTFPGRTTAAATPAPAAPIAPVAKAPEPLDLSDNDETDELLLDSDDILTSPVGTPPIAPPVDEEAPLARPTAATGTLFERMSSMARAGGKVEDEGTPSLRREPLDIPRFLNRQNNQ, from the coding sequence ATGAGCATCGATTTCGTCCGGCCGGCGGTTGACGAGCTGAAGCCGAGGATCACCGTCATCGGCGTCGGTGGCGCGGGCGGCAACGCCATCGCCAACATGATCCAGGCGGACGTGCAGGGGGTCGACTTCCTGGTCGCCAATACCGATGCCCAGGCGCTCAACGCTTCGCTCGCCGACCGCCGGATCCAGCTCGGCCACAAGATCACGCAGGGCCTCGGCGCCGGCGCCCGTCCCGAGATCGGCCGCGCCGCCGCCGAAGAGGCGATGGAGGAGATCGAGGCTGCGCTCGAAGGCGCGCACATGTGCTTCATCGCCGCCGGCATGGGCGGCGGCACCGGCACCGGCGCCGCGCCGGTGATGGCCAAGGCCGCCCGCGACAAGGGTATCCTGACCGTCGGCGTGGTGACCAAGCCGTTCGCCTTCGAAGGCAGCCGCCGCACTCGCGCCGCCGAGGCCGGCATCGCCGAGCTCCAGCAGCACGTCGACACGCTGATCGTCATCCCGAACCAGAACCTGTTCCGGCTCGCCAATTCGGACACGACCTTCAAGGAAGCCTTCCAGATGGCGGACGAGGTCCTCCAGCAGGGCGTCCGCGGGATCACCGACCTCATGGTCATGCCCGGCCTCATCAACCTCGACTTCGCCGACGTCCGCTCGGTCATGGGCGAGATGGGCAAGGCGATGATGGGCACCGGCGAAGCCTCGGGCGACAATCGCGCGATCGAGGCGGCCGAAAAGGCGATCTCGAACCCGCTGCTCGACGGCGTCTCGATGAAGGGCGCCAAGGGCGTCATCATCTCGATCACCGGCGGCGAGGACATGCGCCTGATGGAGGTCGACGAGGCCGCCAGCCACATCAAGGAGCTGGTCGACCCCGACGCCAACATCATCTGGGGCTCGGCCTTCAACAACGATCTCGACGGCAAGATCCGTGTCTCGGTCGTCGCCACCGGCATCGAGGCCGAAGAGGCGACCAAGCCGGCGCCGAGCACCAGCGGATCGACCCAGAGCAAGGTCTTTACCTTCCCGGGCCGCACCACGGCTGCCGCCACCCCGGCGCCGGCCGCCCCGATCGCGCCCGTCGCCAAGGCGCCCGAGCCGCTCGACCTTTCGGACAATGACGAGACCGACGAGTTGCTGCTCGACAGCGACGACATCCTGACCTCGCCGGTCGGTACCCCGCCGATCGCTCCGCCGGTTGACGAGGAGGCCCCGCTTGCCCGTCCGACCGCGGCCACGGGCACGCTGTTTGAGCGGATGAGCTCGATGGCGCGCGCCGGCGGCAAGGTCGAGGACGAGGGTACGCCGAGCCTCCGCCGCGAGCCGCTCGACATCCCGCGCTTCCTCAATCGCCAGAACAACCAGTAA
- a CDS encoding SPOR domain-containing protein codes for MIRFSLLLLGGAALIPGAATAQYIGGHAPAPPPAPVAGSFESPEASLARNVRLLAINPKDYNALLGAGRAALRLGDSEAAIGFFGRAEEINAAHWAPKAGQGSALTQMGEGIAALGLFEQAQRLGATQSMIALDRGLAFDIIGRQAEAQSDYRAVLTGPDADEARRRLALSVAISGRKAEALALLDPLLARRDAGARRARAMILALGGDVEGARQAIALMMPGSSTGFDPFLRRLPTLGPGQKAAAVNLGIMPAEGAALAAADPVEASPPPAPVRVASVAPRPVPKRAPDPGPKADRLADIETALVKLPPFATGTAKPPPAPKPIVEKLKAKPKPAAEEPTDLKGKLRLAALEGKNKPAEAKPAANCAKLKGSAKTKCETAALAARDEDDAAVAKACAKLKGAARTSCVAKTAVAAKGDDDAKPAKASVGSRIYVQLAGGSNADQMEKEFARIRARKAALFKGRQPVVSAMKGWSRLLVGPFKDADAAQEFVNDLHAARLEGFVWTAPGGIKFEKLAAK; via the coding sequence ATGATCAGATTTTCGTTGCTGCTGCTGGGCGGCGCCGCGTTGATTCCGGGCGCCGCGACGGCGCAATATATCGGCGGTCACGCCCCCGCGCCCCCGCCCGCCCCGGTGGCGGGCTCGTTCGAAAGCCCCGAGGCCTCGCTGGCCCGCAACGTGCGGCTGCTGGCGATCAATCCCAAGGACTATAATGCGCTGCTAGGCGCCGGCCGGGCCGCGCTGAGGCTTGGCGATTCCGAGGCCGCGATCGGCTTCTTCGGCCGGGCCGAGGAGATCAACGCCGCGCACTGGGCACCCAAGGCCGGGCAGGGGTCGGCGCTGACCCAGATGGGGGAGGGGATCGCCGCGCTCGGCCTGTTCGAACAGGCGCAGCGGCTCGGCGCGACCCAGTCAATGATCGCGCTCGACCGCGGCCTCGCCTTCGACATCATCGGCCGCCAGGCCGAGGCACAGAGCGATTATCGCGCGGTGCTGACCGGGCCCGATGCCGACGAGGCACGGCGACGGCTGGCGCTGAGCGTCGCCATTTCCGGTCGCAAGGCCGAGGCGCTGGCGCTGCTCGATCCGCTGCTCGCCCGCCGCGACGCGGGTGCCCGCCGGGCCCGCGCGATGATCCTCGCCTTGGGCGGCGACGTCGAGGGCGCGCGGCAGGCGATCGCGCTGATGATGCCGGGCTCCAGCACCGGTTTCGATCCCTTCCTCCGCCGGTTGCCGACGCTCGGACCCGGCCAGAAGGCGGCGGCGGTCAATCTCGGGATCATGCCCGCGGAAGGCGCCGCGCTGGCCGCGGCCGATCCGGTCGAGGCGAGCCCGCCCCCGGCGCCGGTCCGGGTCGCCTCGGTCGCGCCGCGCCCGGTGCCGAAGCGCGCGCCCGATCCCGGACCCAAGGCGGACCGGCTGGCCGATATCGAGACCGCCCTCGTCAAGCTGCCCCCTTTCGCGACCGGGACGGCCAAGCCCCCACCGGCGCCCAAGCCGATCGTCGAGAAGTTAAAGGCCAAGCCCAAGCCCGCGGCTGAGGAGCCAACGGACCTCAAGGGCAAGCTCCGGCTGGCCGCGCTCGAAGGCAAGAACAAGCCGGCCGAAGCGAAGCCGGCGGCCAATTGCGCCAAGCTCAAGGGGTCCGCCAAGACCAAGTGCGAGACTGCGGCGCTCGCCGCCCGCGACGAGGACGACGCGGCCGTCGCCAAGGCCTGCGCCAAGCTCAAGGGCGCGGCGCGAACGAGCTGTGTCGCCAAGACGGCGGTGGCGGCGAAGGGCGATGACGACGCCAAGCCCGCCAAGGCCTCGGTTGGCTCGCGCATCTATGTCCAGCTTGCCGGTGGCTCGAACGCCGACCAGATGGAAAAGGAGTTCGCCAGGATCCGCGCGCGTAAGGCCGCCCTGTTCAAGGGCCGCCAGCCTGTCGTGTCGGCGATGAAGGGCTGGTCGCGCTTGCTGGTCGGGCCCTTCAAGGACGCCGACGCCGCGCAGGAATTCGTCAACGACCTCCATGCCGCCAGGCTCGAGGGCTTTGTCTGGACCGCGCCGGGCGGGATCAAGTTCGAGAAGCTTGCCGCCAAGTGA
- a CDS encoding deoxyguanosinetriphosphate triphosphohydrolase yields MTLPPGIAARPSESRGRVHAEPDQGPRGPRDAFQRDRDRIVHSVAFRRLRHKTQVFVAPDGDHYRVRLTHSVEVAQIGRTIARVLGLNEDLTEALCLAHDLGHPPFGHAGEDALDAAIAPHGGFDHNGHTLRLVTRLETTYPDFDGLNLNWETLEGLAKHNGPVTAPQWALAGVDAEVGLELQTFASLEAQVAALADDIAYDNHDIDDGLRAGVLPLDALLELPFVARHWDAIGRRWPDLPMERRVKALVRDQIGTMVGDLLAETRRRVAGNGAETIADVRAAGMALAGFSAELVAEERALKRCLYANLYNAPALQPVRVEAQRVVANLAAAYLDDPRLLPDAWHRGDCPETTARNVADYIAGMTDPFAIKRHEELVGPVELPEKF; encoded by the coding sequence GTGACGCTGCCCCCCGGCATTGCGGCGCGCCCGTCCGAGAGCCGCGGGCGGGTGCATGCCGAGCCCGACCAGGGACCGCGGGGACCGCGTGACGCCTTCCAGCGCGACCGCGACCGGATCGTCCACTCGGTCGCGTTCCGCCGCCTGCGCCACAAGACGCAGGTGTTCGTTGCCCCCGACGGCGACCATTATCGCGTCCGGCTGACCCACAGCGTCGAGGTCGCGCAGATCGGCCGCACCATCGCCCGCGTGCTGGGCCTCAACGAGGATTTGACCGAGGCACTGTGCCTCGCCCACGACCTTGGCCATCCGCCCTTCGGCCATGCCGGCGAGGATGCGCTCGACGCCGCGATCGCGCCCCACGGCGGGTTCGACCACAATGGCCATACCCTGCGGCTGGTGACGCGGCTCGAGACGACCTACCCGGACTTCGACGGTCTCAACCTCAACTGGGAGACGCTGGAGGGCCTTGCCAAGCACAATGGCCCCGTCACCGCGCCCCAATGGGCGCTGGCCGGGGTCGATGCCGAGGTCGGGCTCGAGCTTCAGACCTTCGCCAGCCTCGAGGCGCAGGTGGCGGCGCTCGCCGACGACATCGCCTATGACAATCACGACATCGACGACGGGCTGCGCGCAGGCGTGCTGCCGCTCGACGCGCTGCTCGAGCTTCCGTTCGTCGCACGCCACTGGGATGCGATCGGGCGCCGCTGGCCCGACCTGCCGATGGAGCGGCGGGTGAAGGCGCTGGTCCGCGACCAGATCGGGACCATGGTCGGCGACCTCCTCGCCGAAACCCGCCGCCGGGTCGCGGGCAACGGAGCGGAGACCATCGCCGACGTCCGCGCCGCCGGCATGGCGCTCGCCGGCTTCTCGGCCGAGCTCGTTGCCGAGGAACGGGCGCTCAAGCGCTGCCTCTACGCCAATCTCTACAATGCGCCCGCGCTTCAGCCGGTACGGGTCGAGGCCCAGCGCGTCGTCGCCAATCTCGCCGCGGCCTATCTCGACGATCCGCGGCTGCTGCCCGACGCGTGGCACCGGGGCGACTGCCCCGAGACGACCGCGCGCAACGTCGCTGATTATATCGCCGGTATGACCGATCCCTTCGCCATCAAGCGCCATGAGGAGCTGGTCGGACCGGTGGAACTACCGGAGAAATTCTGA
- a CDS encoding NAD-dependent epimerase/dehydratase family protein, producing MRIAMIGATGLVGRNLWPLLEERHELLVIGRRSSGATREKIGAMETWPGLLQGEKVDVAISTLGSTRKAAGSWAAFEAVDRHAVLAFARAARNAGARHFLLVSSSGANAGSRNAYLRLKGEVEQAVEALGFVRVDVVQPGLLLGERDEKRVGEGIAQTLSPVLNLLLQGPLDRYAGIPAEDVARALAALVEKQAPGIFLHQNRALRALVRR from the coding sequence ATGCGCATCGCGATGATCGGGGCGACCGGGCTGGTCGGGCGAAACCTCTGGCCGCTCCTCGAAGAGCGGCATGAGCTGCTCGTGATCGGCCGGCGCTCGAGCGGGGCGACTCGGGAGAAGATCGGGGCGATGGAGACGTGGCCGGGCCTGCTTCAGGGCGAAAAGGTCGACGTCGCGATCTCGACCCTCGGTTCGACCCGCAAGGCCGCCGGCAGCTGGGCGGCGTTCGAGGCGGTCGACCGGCACGCGGTGCTGGCCTTCGCCCGGGCCGCGCGAAACGCCGGGGCGCGGCATTTCCTGCTGGTCTCGTCGAGCGGGGCGAACGCGGGCAGCCGAAACGCCTATCTCCGGCTCAAGGGTGAGGTCGAGCAGGCGGTCGAAGCGCTTGGCTTTGTCCGGGTCGACGTGGTCCAGCCAGGGCTGTTGCTCGGGGAGCGGGACGAGAAAAGGGTGGGTGAGGGGATCGCGCAGACGCTGTCGCCCGTGCTGAACCTGCTCCTGCAGGGGCCGCTGGACCGCTATGCCGGGATCCCGGCGGAGGACGTCGCCCGGGCGCTTGCCGCGCTCGTCGAGAAGCAGGCGCCGGGGATATTCCTCCACCAGAACCGTGCGCTCCGCGCGCTGGTGCGACGCTGA